The genomic DNA CCAAAGGGCAGACCGTGTACTGGAACGCCTGGGGCGGGTCCACGACGACCAACGATTTCATTGCCTGGATCGGCGACAAGGTGAAAACCGAATACGGCGTCACGCTGGAGCACGTCAAACTGACCGACACCGCCGATGCGGTAACCCGCGTGCTGGCGGAAAAGCAGGCCGGGACGGACACGGGCGGCGCCATCGACATGATCTGGATCAACGGCGCGAACTTCGCCGCGATGAAGGATGCGGGGCTGCTTTATGGTCCCTTCGCCGAGCAATTGCCGAACTGGCAGTATGTCGACACCGCAGGCAAGACCGTGCAGACCGACTTTACGGTCCCCGTCGAAGGCTACGAATCCCCTTGGGCAATGGCGCAGGTCGTTTTCGTCTACGACAGCGAGACGATGGAGCCTTTGGGGTCCATGCAGGCGATCCTCGACTGGGCGACGGCGCACCCGGGCCGCTTTACCTATCCGCAGCCGCCGGATTTCCTTGGGACGACATTCCTCAAGCAGGTGTTGGTGGATACATTGGATGATCCAAGTGTCCTGCAACAGCCCGCGACGGATGAAAACTACGCCGAGGTGACGGCACCTCTCTGGGATTACCTCGACAAGTTGACGCCGACGCTGTGGCGCGAGGGCCGTGCCTATCCCGCGACCGGCACCGCCATGTTCCCGCTGATCGCTGATGGAGAGATCGATCTGTCGACCTCCTTCAGCCCCGGTGCCGCGACTGCGGCGATTGCCAACAACGAGCTGCCGGATACCGTCCGGACCTTCGTGCTGGACAAGGGCACCATCGGTAACGCGAGCTTCGTGGCGATCCCCTACAATTCCTCCCACACCGAAGGTGCGATGGTTGTAGCCAACGCCCTGCTGTCGCCAGAGGCGCAGGCCCGCGCGCAGGACCCCGGCATCCTTGGCTACGGCACCGTGCTGGCGATCGACAAGCTGGATACGGACCAGAAGGCCCTGTTCGATGCCCTCGACCTTGGCATTGCCACGCTGTCGCCAGAGCAGCTTGGCACCGTGCAGGCCGAACCGCACCCCAGCTGGATGACCCGGATCGCCGACGACTGGACCAGCCGTTACGGCGTGGCGCAGTAGGTTTGCCGTTGCCGGTGCATGCGGATCAGGGCAGCCGCCGTTCGCGGGGCCGAACGGCGGCTGCAAGATATGATCGCGTGCAACCGTGCATCCGCATTCTGGCATGAGGAACCGCCTTTTGCCCGTCGTGCCGGCGCTGACGCTGCTTGCGATGCTTGGCCCTGTCCTGGCGGGACTTTACGGCACGGTCCTGCCGGCCTTTGGCCATCTGCCTGCCGCCGGGCTGACGGGGCCGAACCTCGATGCCTTTCGGGCTCTGCTGGCCTGGCCCGGCCTGTCGCGCAGCGTGATGCTGTCGCTGACGACCGGTCTTGGCACGACCGTCATCGCGCTGACGCTGGTGATGCTGCTGGTCGCGGGCTGGTCCGGGACGCGGGCGTTTCGCGTTCTCGAACGCCTGCTCTCGCCGCTCCTCAGCGTGCCGCATGCCGCCGCCGCCTTCG from Loktanella sp. M215 includes the following:
- a CDS encoding ABC transporter substrate-binding protein; protein product: MKSLALLAALALPLSAHAQTDPADWDAVIAAAKGQTVYWNAWGGSTTTNDFIAWIGDKVKTEYGVTLEHVKLTDTADAVTRVLAEKQAGTDTGGAIDMIWINGANFAAMKDAGLLYGPFAEQLPNWQYVDTAGKTVQTDFTVPVEGYESPWAMAQVVFVYDSETMEPLGSMQAILDWATAHPGRFTYPQPPDFLGTTFLKQVLVDTLDDPSVLQQPATDENYAEVTAPLWDYLDKLTPTLWREGRAYPATGTAMFPLIADGEIDLSTSFSPGAATAAIANNELPDTVRTFVLDKGTIGNASFVAIPYNSSHTEGAMVVANALLSPEAQARAQDPGILGYGTVLAIDKLDTDQKALFDALDLGIATLSPEQLGTVQAEPHPSWMTRIADDWTSRYGVAQ